The Mauremys reevesii isolate NIE-2019 linkage group 1, ASM1616193v1, whole genome shotgun sequence genome has a segment encoding these proteins:
- the LOC120401683 gene encoding regulatory factor X-associated protein — protein MQPCSGDEEAAAAGGTGRHQGPAQAPETSGGLVFLCEVCPSEGEGDAAEEGEPAGGESTASPEELEDDEAAAASGGEAPAGGGGCKSCTYQGCSETTTQVAKQRKPWMCKRHRNKMYKDKYKRKKSDQALGGGAGAPPAQGGAATPGGSARAEDCVDGSVSVTKQRTGSIGDRPARPTLLEQVLNQKRLSLLRSPEVVQFLQKQQQLLSQQALEQRQQQFPGAPV, from the exons ATGCAGCCGTGCAGCGGCgacgaggaggcggcggcggcggggggcacCGGGCGGCACCAGGGCCCCGCGCAGGCCCCGGAGACCTCCGGAGGCCTCGTGTTCCTGTGCGAGGTCTGCCCCAGCGAGGGCGAGGGGGACGCGGCCGAGGAGGGCGAGCCGGCGGGCGGCGAGAGCACGGCCAGCCCCGAGGAGCTGGAGGACGACGAGGCGGCGGCGGCCTCCGGCGGGGAGGCccccgcggggggcgggggctgcaagAGCTGCACGTACCAGGGCTGCAGCGAGACCACCACGCAGGTGGCCAAGCAGCGCAAGCCCTGGATGTGCAAGCGCCACCGCAACAAGATGTACAAGGACAAGTACAAGCGCAAGAAGAGCGACCAGGCCCTgggcggcggggccggggcgcCCCCAGCGCAGGGCGGGGCTGCCACCCCGGGGGGCAGCGCGCGGGCCGAG GATTGTGTTGATGGCTCAGTTTCTGTtacaaaacaaagaacagggtCTATTGGAGATCGCCCAGCAAGACCTACTCTTTTAGAACAAGTATTGAATCAGAAAAGGCTG TCATTATTAAGAAGTCCGGAGGTGGTACAGTTTCTGCAGAAACAGCAGCAACTGTTAAGTCAACAAGCTTTGGAACAAAGGCAGCAACAGTTTCCAGGAGCACCTGTGTGA